A single region of the Candidatus Parcubacteria bacterium genome encodes:
- a CDS encoding S41 family peptidase, with protein sequence MPSSSYSRYIVKGLLALAIFAGGVYSAPLFRSSVASVGAVNTQSDVKADFGPFWDAWALLNEKYGGDTVPTDQEKVWGAISGLASSYGDPYTVFFPPVESKNFESDIAGNFEGVGMEIGIRDDALVVIAPLKDTPAARAGILAGDKILRIGTTTTAGLGVDKAVKLIRGPRATQVTLLLSREGIGQPFEKTLTRAQIDIPTVRTEMRKDGVFVISLYNFSAPSMGLFRNALREFVSSGTDKLILDLRNNPGGYLEASVDMASWFLPAGKTVVREDFGKEESEQIYRSKGYDIFTDQLKFAILVNGGSASASEILAGALQDHKKAILVGEKTFGKGSVQELVKITPETSLKVTIARWLTPNGLSISHNGLTPDVVVSLSTTTPKGEVPVDTQMEKAAALLKAR encoded by the coding sequence ATGCCTTCCTCCAGCTATTCTCGCTACATCGTCAAAGGTCTCCTCGCGCTCGCCATCTTTGCAGGCGGCGTATATAGCGCACCTCTCTTCCGGTCTTCTGTTGCTTCTGTAGGTGCGGTCAATACTCAGTCGGATGTAAAAGCCGACTTCGGTCCCTTCTGGGATGCGTGGGCGCTCCTCAATGAGAAGTATGGCGGCGACACGGTCCCTACCGATCAGGAAAAGGTCTGGGGAGCCATCTCTGGGCTTGCCTCCTCCTACGGCGATCCGTACACGGTCTTCTTCCCGCCGGTAGAATCCAAGAACTTTGAGAGCGATATCGCAGGTAACTTCGAGGGCGTGGGTATGGAGATCGGTATCCGGGATGATGCGCTGGTAGTCATTGCGCCTCTCAAAGACACCCCGGCAGCCCGTGCAGGCATCCTCGCGGGAGACAAGATACTCCGTATCGGCACCACTACGACCGCAGGTCTTGGCGTGGACAAGGCGGTCAAGCTCATCAGGGGACCGCGTGCGACTCAGGTGACGCTCCTTCTCTCTCGCGAGGGTATCGGGCAGCCTTTTGAAAAGACGCTCACCCGCGCGCAGATCGATATCCCCACGGTGCGTACGGAGATGCGCAAGGACGGCGTTTTCGTCATTAGTCTCTATAACTTCTCGGCTCCCTCCATGGGACTCTTCCGGAACGCGCTCCGTGAGTTCGTAAGCTCAGGTACCGACAAGCTCATCCTCGACCTCCGTAACAACCCTGGCGGTTACCTGGAAGCCTCTGTGGATATGGCCAGCTGGTTCCTGCCTGCGGGCAAGACGGTGGTGAGGGAGGATTTCGGCAAGGAAGAGAGCGAACAGATCTATCGCAGTAAAGGCTATGACATTTTCACTGATCAGCTCAAATTCGCCATCCTGGTGAACGGTGGCTCCGCTTCCGCTTCCGAGATTTTAGCAGGTGCGCTCCAGGATCATAAGAAAGCGATTCTCGTAGGAGAGAAGACCTTCGGAAAGGGCTCTGTGCAGGAATTGGTTAAGATCACTCCGGAGACTTCGCTCAAGGTGACCATCGCACGTTGGCTTACTCCGAACGGTCTTTCCATCTCGCACAACGGACTCACTCCGGACGTAGTGGTGTCTCTCTCTACGACCACTCCTAAAGGCGAAGTGCCGGTAGATACGCAGATGGAGAAGGCAGCGGCGCTCCTTAAGGCACGCTAG
- the rplI gene encoding 50S ribosomal protein L9 → MKVVLLKDVPKFGRKNEVKDVSDGYAANFLFPRKLAQPATAALLAKVGEMSLKSAAQEKVHSAFFAKHLRTLEETPVVLYGKANEQGHLFAGIHKEAVLSAIWEKVGAEFPKEALLLDKAIRTTGVTRIPVEAHGQKGFVTVEVKGK, encoded by the coding sequence ATGAAAGTAGTGCTATTGAAGGATGTCCCAAAGTTCGGGCGGAAGAACGAGGTCAAAGATGTCTCCGACGGCTACGCGGCTAATTTCCTCTTTCCGCGTAAGCTGGCCCAGCCCGCTACGGCAGCACTCCTCGCCAAGGTGGGGGAGATGAGCCTAAAGAGTGCCGCCCAAGAGAAAGTGCATAGCGCCTTCTTCGCTAAGCACCTGCGGACGCTTGAGGAGACGCCGGTGGTCCTCTACGGCAAGGCCAACGAACAGGGGCATCTCTTCGCAGGTATTCATAAGGAAGCCGTACTCAGTGCGATCTGGGAGAAAGTGGGTGCGGAGTTCCCCAAAGAAGCGCTGTTACTTGATAAGGCGATCCGTACGACGGGGGTCACGCGGATTCCGGTGGAAGCCCATGGTCAGAAGGGCTTCGTGACGGTGGAGGTGAAGGGGAAGTAG
- the rpmA gene encoding 50S ribosomal protein L27, whose translation MATKKAGGSAKNLRDSQPKYLGTKLYEGETAKEGSVIIRQRGTRILPGVNVGMGKDHTLFALKPGIVSFSSTRKKHFDGKTLIKKVVNVK comes from the coding sequence ATGGCAACGAAAAAAGCTGGCGGTTCAGCCAAAAACCTACGCGACTCACAGCCCAAATACCTGGGTACTAAGCTCTATGAAGGCGAGACTGCCAAAGAGGGCTCTGTCATCATACGCCAGCGCGGCACCCGCATCCTCCCGGGAGTAAACGTCGGCATGGGCAAAGACCACACTCTCTTCGCTCTCAAGCCTGGCATCGTCTCCTTCTCCTCTACCCGCAAGAAGCACTTTGACGGGAAAACTCTCATCAAGAAAGTAGTCAACGTAAAGTAA
- a CDS encoding 3'-5' exonuclease, protein MIVLDVEASGTDPYKHSLVSIGALDFNNPKNQFYAECRIWEGAHVMEEALAVCGFSEAEIRDPKKKSDKEIVQEFLAWMSKAEDHTTAGQNPSFDRDFIKATCERYHLDYPLAHRTIDTHTAAYVHMVKWGIEPPVEHKRSALNSSAIQRYVGIPEEPKPHNALNGAKVAAEELSRLLYDKKLLPEFKEFDIPWLAR, encoded by the coding sequence ATGATCGTCCTTGATGTAGAAGCGAGCGGTACCGACCCGTACAAGCACTCCTTAGTGAGTATCGGGGCGCTTGATTTTAATAATCCCAAGAATCAATTCTATGCAGAGTGCCGCATTTGGGAGGGTGCGCATGTGATGGAGGAAGCGCTCGCGGTCTGCGGCTTCTCAGAAGCGGAGATCCGCGATCCCAAGAAGAAGAGCGATAAAGAGATCGTGCAGGAATTCCTGGCATGGATGAGCAAAGCGGAGGACCATACCACGGCGGGTCAGAATCCCTCTTTCGACCGCGACTTCATCAAGGCGACTTGCGAGCGCTATCATCTGGACTATCCGCTGGCGCATCGCACCATCGACACGCACACGGCTGCGTATGTGCATATGGTGAAGTGGGGAATAGAGCCGCCGGTGGAGCATAAGCGCTCTGCGCTCAATTCCTCCGCCATCCAGCGCTATGTGGGGATACCCGAGGAACCCAAGCCCCACAATGCGCTGAATGGCGCCAAAGTGGCCGCAGAAGAGCTCTCCCGCCTTCTCTACGACAAGAAGCTCCTGCCGGAATTCAAGGAGTTTGATATTCCCTGGCTCGCACGTTAG
- a CDS encoding PspC domain-containing protein produces MPRTQKIYLSDTDKKIAGVCGGLAERFALDSTLVRLAFVFTALVTAIFPVVFTYIVAMLIIPHKPKMAAPAKDPWREFVETEEAKDLDQQ; encoded by the coding sequence ATGCCGCGAACTCAGAAGATATATCTCTCGGATACGGACAAGAAGATCGCCGGTGTCTGCGGGGGACTCGCGGAGCGCTTCGCTCTCGACTCGACACTCGTCCGCTTGGCTTTCGTATTCACAGCGCTGGTGACGGCCATCTTCCCGGTAGTCTTCACCTATATCGTGGCGATGCTCATCATCCCGCATAAGCCGAAGATGGCGGCTCCTGCCAAGGATCCCTGGAGGGAGTTTGTGGAAACAGAAGAAGCCAAGGATTTGGATCAGCAGTAA
- a CDS encoding DoxX family protein, translating to MAFTEKYAALVGRVFIASLFLYAAYGKITGFAGTAAYMQDVVMWPSFMLGLGIAFELIGGLSLLLGWKTRWGAWALILFTLVASALFHNFLQDETQIVMFLKNLSIIGGLLYVATYGAGTLSIDNRKSA from the coding sequence ATGGCATTTACCGAGAAGTACGCCGCGCTCGTAGGCCGCGTCTTCATCGCTTCCTTATTCCTCTACGCAGCGTACGGCAAGATCACCGGCTTTGCCGGCACGGCGGCCTACATGCAAGACGTAGTCATGTGGCCTTCCTTCATGCTCGGCCTCGGTATCGCCTTCGAGCTCATCGGCGGCCTCTCCCTCCTGCTCGGCTGGAAGACCCGTTGGGGAGCTTGGGCGCTTATCCTCTTCACCCTCGTCGCCTCTGCTCTCTTCCATAACTTCCTGCAGGACGAGACGCAGATCGTCATGTTCCTCAAGAACCTCTCCATCATCGGCGGTCTCCTCTACGTCGCCACCTATGGCGCAGGCACCCTCAGCATAGACAACCGCAAGTCTGCATAA
- a CDS encoding EVE domain-containing protein: protein MRYWLLKTEPDAFSIDDLKRDGFTSWEGVRNYQARNFLRAMKSGDRVLIHHSSIAEPAVVGVGEIQGEATPDPTQFDKKSQYFDAASKKDTPRWTTRKVVYKGIFKVPVKLSFIKLHPELKGMLLAQQGSRLSVQPVEKSHFDLIVKLGKG, encoded by the coding sequence ATGCGCTATTGGCTGCTCAAGACCGAACCTGACGCCTTCTCCATAGACGATCTCAAGCGAGATGGCTTCACTTCCTGGGAGGGGGTGCGCAATTACCAGGCGCGTAATTTCCTAAGGGCAATGAAGAGCGGGGATAGGGTCCTCATCCACCACTCCAGCATCGCGGAGCCTGCGGTAGTGGGGGTAGGGGAGATACAGGGGGAAGCTACGCCTGACCCCACCCAGTTTGATAAGAAAAGTCAGTATTTTGACGCAGCCTCTAAGAAGGATACCCCTCGCTGGACGACCCGGAAGGTGGTCTATAAAGGGATTTTCAAGGTCCCCGTGAAGCTTTCCTTCATAAAGCTCCATCCAGAGCTCAAAGGGATGCTCCTGGCCCAGCAGGGCAGCCGTTTATCGGTCCAACCAGTAGAAAAGAGCCATTTTGACCTCATTGTGAAGCTCGGGAAGGGGTAG